AGCACACCTAGCACATCAAAAAAGGGTATGAGTCCGAGCAAGCCAACGCCCATGCCGAACAGCAGAAAGGAAGGAATTCGCAGGAAAAAAAACACGATCGTCAACACAGTGCCTTGAATGAGGGCAATGGTGAACTGCCCAATAAAATAGTTCCGAAAATTCTGGTTGAGGGACTGCCGCACCCGACTGCTGACCTGCAGCGGTAGCCATTGAAAAATGCTGTTCCAGAACTCCTGACCATGCAGCATTAGATATAGCGTCAGCGCCACGGCGAGGATCACTTCCAACACACTATCAACGGTTTCGAGAACAATCTCAAACACCCGGTTAGGTAAATTGTTCACCTCTTGAGGAACCAGGCTCTCTAGCTGCGTCACGATCCCACTCACGTTAATGGGTAGCCGTCGATTGCTTGCCCAATCTTGAAACCGTTGTAGTTGTTCGCTGCCAGCGTCAATTCTATCTGGTAGATTCAGCACCAACTCTTGAAGTTGGATGGACAATAGCGGCAGCAGAGTAATGCCAAGAGTTGCTAGAATACCAAGAAATGTTAGGAAGACTAACAAAATACTGTACCCTCGTTGGATACCTCGCTTTTCCAAAAATTGCACCGGAAAGTTGAGCAAAAATGCTAGCAATGTTGCAATTGCCAGAACCGTCACAATTGAGCCGAAATACTTGAAAACCTGAAGGACAACCCATCCATTTAGTACGACTAGAGGAATAGACAGTAGAATCAGCAGCCAACGAGGGAGACGACTCGTAATTTTTTCTTTAGCTTGAGTAGCTTGATTTGTCATAAGTTCTTGATCCATTTCGGTTCAGTTCTCAAAGGCGATCGACGAAAGTGTTTTTTGAAAACTGATGTAGATTGGGGACTTCTGATCCTTCTCTTGTAGCAATTCCATTTTGGTTGTCTATAGTTGTATTACGTAATCTAGATCATCTTGGGATGAGAACTGGCTCAAGGTTGAGAAAGAACGATCGGCTCTGTTGTTTGATCCCTCTCAACCTGAGTCTGCCAATTGCAAATTGTTTTGCCACAATTCATTAACCCAACTGTGGGTTTGAATCACTGTTTAGCTTTGAGGTTCATCAAAGCTTTTGCACAATATCCTTCTCCGCTTGTGAAGGCGTTGCCCTCCACTTGTTAGAGCTTTTGTACTTTATCAACTTATATTGAAGAGGTTCCCATGTTATATGCAGAATTACATCGTCATCTAGGCGGTTCTGTCGTTCCCCGCGTGCTGTGGCGATATTTTCAACGGAATCAGCCTGAACTATCCGAGCAGTTTGCCAACTACGACGCATTTGAAGACTTCTACACCCGACCCCGCAACACGTTAGACGAATACTTAGAGCTTCATACGCTGGTGGAGAAAGTTCAGACCAACGCCACGCTGCCTTATTTCGTTTATCGTCTCATGCGGGGTGCTTATGTATTCGAGAATCTGGCATATTTGGAACTGCGCTACACGCCTTATCTCCGCACTCCAGAACATTTAAGCCAGAACGATCGCATTGATCAAATGGCTAACATTGTCGAAGTGGTTGGCAGAGCCAGTCAGGTTGGGGAATATCCGATTGTCACCAGCCAAATTCTCTGTATGCACTCGCGGCTTCCTCATGAGGTGAATCGAGCGATCGTTGATCTGGCGGCTCAGATGCCTCAGTATGTCTGCGCGATCGACCTGGCTGGAGGTGATGCTCACTATGCAGAGCGACTGGACGAGTTTGTTGAGCTGTTTGCTTATGCCCGTTCGATCGGACTCAACACCACCGGACATTTGTATGAAACAAAGGAAGGCTGCTATCCCGAACTGCTGCCCTACCTGATGCGAATCGGTCACGGCATTCAAATCCCGCTACAGTATCCCGAGCTACTGCCCCAACTGGCAAGAGAAGGTCAATGTTTAGAGGTCTGCCCGACCACCTATCCCAAAACGGGCACGCTTAAGGATATTCAGGAGTTGAAGGTTGTGTTCGATCGCTGCTTTGATGCCGGAGTAGACATTGCTATCTGCACCGATAACGCCGGATTACATAATGTTCGTCTTCCTTTTGAATATGAGAATTTGCTGACGCAGGACATTATCGGCTTTGAGGAACTGCAAGCTTGTCAGGATGCTGCTTTCCGTCACGCCTTTGCCTGGAAACACAAAGAACGTCCGGCTTCAATTCTCACAAACATCTTGCGCCCTGAACTTAACCCTGTTCGCTAACAAGTTAAACCTTTGTAACGGTTGTTTGGTGGGCATCTTGCCCGCCTTTTTTATGCCCAATCCAGAATCGGCCGCTTGCTTGCTGAAGCAATTCCTATTGTGCAATTCTCATTTTTGACATGACTCAGCCTTTTTGTGGTCAACGTATTTCGATTGTCGGCACAAGCGGTTCTGGCAAAACGACCTTAGCTCGGCAGATTTCCCAAGTTCTCCAGATGCCACATATCGAACTGGATGCACTGCAATGGGAACCAAACTGGACCACGGCAGAACCAGCACTATTTCGATCGCGAGTAGAACAAGCATTACAGGGCGATCGATGGGTAGTAGACGGAAATTACAGCAAAGTGCGTGATCTCGTTTGGGGTCGAGCCGACGCCGTGATCTGGCTAGACTATGCCTTTCCGGTTGTCTTTCGCCGTATTTTTTCTCGGACGTTATGGCGTGGGATCACGAAACAAGAACTCTGGAACGGCAACCGAGAAACACTGAAACGGTCTTTCAGCCAGGATTCAATGATCCTCTGGGTGCTCCGAACCTACCATCGCAGACGCAAGGAATATCCGGTTTTGCTGGCGCGATCGGATTATGCCCACCTGAAACAGATTCGTCTCCATTCTCCAAAGTCCACC
The window above is part of the Trichocoleus sp. genome. Proteins encoded here:
- a CDS encoding adenosine deaminase — its product is MLYAELHRHLGGSVVPRVLWRYFQRNQPELSEQFANYDAFEDFYTRPRNTLDEYLELHTLVEKVQTNATLPYFVYRLMRGAYVFENLAYLELRYTPYLRTPEHLSQNDRIDQMANIVEVVGRASQVGEYPIVTSQILCMHSRLPHEVNRAIVDLAAQMPQYVCAIDLAGGDAHYAERLDEFVELFAYARSIGLNTTGHLYETKEGCYPELLPYLMRIGHGIQIPLQYPELLPQLAREGQCLEVCPTTYPKTGTLKDIQELKVVFDRCFDAGVDIAICTDNAGLHNVRLPFEYENLLTQDIIGFEELQACQDAAFRHAFAWKHKERPASILTNILRPELNPVR
- a CDS encoding ATP-binding cassette domain-containing protein gives rise to the protein MTQPFCGQRISIVGTSGSGKTTLARQISQVLQMPHIELDALQWEPNWTTAEPALFRSRVEQALQGDRWVVDGNYSKVRDLVWGRADAVIWLDYAFPVVFRRIFSRTLWRGITKQELWNGNRETLKRSFSQDSMILWVLRTYHRRRKEYPVLLARSDYAHLKQIRLHSPKSTAVWLLALSQRSEVKV
- a CDS encoding AI-2E family transporter, producing MTNQATQAKEKITSRLPRWLLILLSIPLVVLNGWVVLQVFKYFGSIVTVLAIATLLAFLLNFPVQFLEKRGIQRGYSILLVFLTFLGILATLGITLLPLLSIQLQELVLNLPDRIDAGSEQLQRFQDWASNRRLPINVSGIVTQLESLVPQEVNNLPNRVFEIVLETVDSVLEVILAVALTLYLMLHGQEFWNSIFQWLPLQVSSRVRQSLNQNFRNYFIGQFTIALIQGTVLTIVFFFLRIPSFLLFGMGVGLLGLIPFFDVLGVLLVSLIVVLTNFWLGVAVLVIALLVDQVIDNTVSPRVIGKLIGLNPVWVIISLLLGAKIAGFVGILLAVPLSSTIADIIADLQTEPELPLVLPSEMSD